One Elaeis guineensis isolate ETL-2024a chromosome 10, EG11, whole genome shotgun sequence genomic window carries:
- the LOC105053206 gene encoding HMG-Y-related protein A: protein MATEEVTKPPNLPPYPEMILAAIAALNEKEGSSKSAISKYIESSYGELPQSHSSLLTAHLARMKESGELLLVKNNYLKPGPDAAPKRGRGRPPKPKPVLPPGTVLPPPRPRGRPPKPKDPLAVAVAKVNKGLPRARGRPPKKVRPAVSAAAAPASDGAPAKRGRGRPPKPKPVVANDEA, encoded by the exons ATGGCTACTGAGGAAGTCACCAAGCCTCCCAATCTCCCTCCTTATCCTGAG ATGATACTGGCGGCGATCGCAGCTTTGAACGAGAAAGAAGGGTCCAGCAAGTCGGCGATATCGAAGTACATCGAGTCGTCGTACGGGGAGCTGCCGCAGTCGCACTCGTCGCTGCTGACGGCCCACCTGGCCCGGATGAAGGAGAGCGGCGAGCTCCTCCTCGTCAAGAACAACTACTTGAAGCCCGGGCCCGACGCGGCCCCCAAGCGGGGCCGCGGCCGGCCCCCAAAGCCCAAGCCCGTCCTCCCCCCGGGCACCGTCCTCCCACCTCCCCGCCCCCGCGGCCGCCCCCCTAAGCCCAAAGACCCCCTCGCCGTCGCCGTCGCCAAGGTCAACAAAGGCCTCCCCAGAGCCCGCGGTCGCCCGCCCAAGAAGGTCCGGCCTGCAGTCTCTGCCGCCGCCGCTCCGGCTTCCGATGGTGCTCCGGCGAAGAGGGGCCGAGGCCGGCCGCCCAAGCCGAAGCCGGTGGTGGCGAACGATGAGGCCTAA